Proteins encoded within one genomic window of Triticum aestivum cultivar Chinese Spring chromosome 2D, IWGSC CS RefSeq v2.1, whole genome shotgun sequence:
- the LOC123054088 gene encoding classical arabinogalactan protein 9 — MALVPLLLSLLLVSCAAQSPASSPSASKAAPVGAFPPQTFAAAPTTVKSPPQASAASPSQVSAAPPTFSAASPSQVSAAPPMAVAASAPQVSAAPPTTVAASAPQVSAAPPTVAASAPQAAAAAPPTVAASPQLAAASAPTKSFAAAPLTATSPAASTVASPPFTATSPPPATSSPPVSAPPLAVTAAPPAMPPTVAAPLPAPVAAPMATPPATAPPAMAPSPLLMAPVASPIAPPTMPPAPAPVSPAPAPMSPAPAPIFAPTPSPTMAPEPAPTMAPELSPIMAPSLSPLASAGPAFAPVAEEDSAAGSARAGVAALVAMAAAGLVVLF; from the coding sequence ATGGCGCTCGTCCCTCTCCTCCTGTCGCTCCTCCTCGTCTCCTGCGCCGCGCAGTCGCCGGCCTCGTCGCCGTCCGCGTCCAAGGCTGCTCCGGTCGGCGCCTTCCCGCCGCAGACATTCGCCGCGGCGCCGACCACGGTCAAATCACCGCCGCAGGCCTCGGCCGCCTCGCCATCGCAGGTGTCTGCAGCACCGCCGACGTTCTCGGCCGCCTCGCCGTCGCAGGTGTCTGCAGCACCTCCGATGGCCGTCGCTGCCTCGGCGCCACAGGTGTCCGCCGCACCGCCGACGACCGTCGCTGCCTCGGCGCCACAGGTGTCTGCCGCGCCGCCGACCGTCGCTGCCTCGGCGCCGCAGGCTGCCGCGGCAGCTCCGCCGACAGTGGCCGCCTCGCCGCAGCTTGCTGCCGCGTCAGCTCCGACAAAGAGCTTCGCCGCTGCACCGCTCACCGCCACGTCGCCTGCGGCGTCCACTGTTGCCTCTCCGCCATTCACTGCCACGTCACCTCCACCTGCCACCTCCTCGCCACCAGTTTCCGCACCCCCTCTCGCAGTGACCGCAGCCCCGCCGGCGATGCCACCCACCGTCGCCGCGCCGCTTCCGGCCCCAGTGGCCGCACCCATGGCCACACCACCGGCCACCGCGCCTCCCGCAATGGCTCCGTCACCCCTGCTCATGGCTCCCGTGGCGTCGCCCATCGCCCCACCAACAATGCCCCCCGCACCGGCGCCCGTGTCACCGGCTCCGGCGCCCATGTCACCTGCACCGGCACCGATCTTCGCCCCGACTCCGTCGCCCACGATGGCACCGGAGCCGGCGCCCACCATGGCGCCCGAGCTGTCGCCCATCATGGCCCCATCGCTGTCCCCGCTCGCCTCGGCGGGCCCCGCGTTCGCGCCCGTGGCAGAGGAGGACTCGGCGGCCGGGAGCGCGCGCGCCGGCGTCGCCGCGCTCGTGGCCATGGCGGCTGCGGGGCTCGTGGTCTTGTTTTAA